The stretch of DNA ACTGGTTGCCTGTGGAAACACTGTTTTGTATGCCGACACCACATATGTTCTGAAATCCTGTTGCTTCTCTAATCTCCTCTTGTCTCTCATTCTGCTGATCTCCCATCTGTCCCCCTTCCCTCCAATTATGTGTACcattcctccctctgtctctcacctGTAGAGAGAACTCTGTCTGGAGGCCAAAGGAAAAAGAAGGCTCGCCAGGCGCAGGACCTCACTGAGAGGATCCAACATCCGCCTGGAGCTGTGGAGCCGCAGCATGAACCCACACTGCCTCCAGAGAACTGTGAGTCGACATGCGTTCACATACGCtggcacacagagacagagtgagatacAATCCCTATTTTCCAGCGAAACTTTTGACCTCACTTCCTCCCCCGTTTCCTCTCCTCAGGTCCTGCTTCTTTTCCCCTGCCCGCGGATGTCTTTGAAGATGAcatctcctcctgctcctcttcgTCACCTAATGAACAGAATGGCGTTCACAAATCACTGGGCTTTACTTCTCTCCCAGGGCTCTCAGGTGACCAGTTACTCAGTGACTTCACAGCTGTGGGCCCACCCATTAATCACAGCCCCAGTCATGCTCAGGTGAGAAAATCAGGAGATGGTTGGTTCAGGACTCGTGTATTCTGTACACTGTGTTGCATTCAATgagaaaggggaagaaaaaaaaaaattctcaccAATTAACTCTGataaaaaatattacaataaaaatcaaCTATTAATTAAATATCCTTGTGGGACAACTCTGATCATTTGATGTTCTGCTTTCAGTCTGGTTTGACGTTGCTCCCGGCAACCGAGAGCATCAGACAACCTATGAGTGTAACATTCGGTGAGTCGAACTTCATGGCAACAACTGGGAGACCAAGTGGGATGTATCTGACCTCTCAGACCACTCCGCTGCTGCCAAAGGTAATGTGCACATGCAAATGAGATCACATGAAAAATATATGGAGTTTTTTGCtgaatgttttatatatatttatatattagtCATTGGTTTACTccacaggcaggcagacaaacagTCCTCATTGCCACATCTGTGCTAGTTCCTACTACTGTGTGTCTGCACCACCAAATTTTGAAACGATAAAAcactctcactgacacacaggcaaacaaacacacacacacattttggaaACAGTACTTGTCCTAATGTCGCAGCAGGTAATCAACATTTAGATTGTGTAAGTCCGTGCTCTGGTGACAGATCTTCACAGTGGGTATACAACAGGAGATAAAAGAGCACAGTGGGGGTCTTTAACCTAACAGGACAGTCACTCCTCTGCTTTGTCAAATGCAATGCTCCGCTCTGAGCTGCTCTGCATTCATTACTGTCACTTTGGACTTCTGGGGTAGCTCAGTATTTGCCCTGTAGGttaacacattcacacacaagcagCGTTGTGTATGTCGGATCTGGCACATGCTgtcattttgagttttgttaggcatttatatatttcatgtaATAGTTTAACCTTGACGTGGGGCAAATATTGCCAAACGTGAAATGACTTGACATTTTCTCTGGGATATTTGATAAGCTATTCTTGCAATTGCTCACCAGAACAGTTACAGTACAAGGAAGCATGTGGcaatatgtgtgttttcacagacagCCCGGCCTCCCAGCCCcgtctgctcctcctccctaAATTACAACCACCCACCCCGCCCACGGAAACCGAGGGACACCAAACCCAAGATGAGGAAACTCAAGTATCACCAGTACATTCCTCCAGACCAGAGAGGAGGGTCAGCAAACGGAGGTGCCAGTTGTTTTACTTGTCTAGGTTTACTCTAAAATAAACCGAATTATTTGTATTAGTGTAGATGGATCGATtgatagatatactttattgatcccaaactgggaaattcaTATGTTTCAGCAGCCAGATAGCAGAttcacagcacaacacaaagaaaaatccacAACACATTTACAAGAGCAAAATATATGAATGTATAAGTCAACAGGAAATATATCAAAGTCCATCTACTAAAAATGTATATGTTATTGACCCTGCGTAGTGTACgacttgttcttgttttcaccAGTTTAAGATCAAACCTTAACCCccacccaattttttttttttttttttttaatatttccaggGGGAGGAGCCAAAGAGAAGAGCCCTACCCTTACCCAGTCTTTAGACCCAGCCACTTCTCATCACCTGAGTCAGCAACAGGTCTTTCTTCAGCTCCAAATCCTCCAGaaccagcagcaacaacaacaacagcaagcGCTCCAACCACAACAGCAGCTCCCTGTTGTACCCAGGTACGCCTGTAGTTCCCATATACACAGAGACATTGGTCCTTTAGTCATAAGGTTTGGGTAAACCtttctgtgtgcgtctgtgatTTGTACAGTGGAGATACCAGGGATTTTGTGAAGACCTCCGGAGCCATGCCTCTGAACCCCCAACCCGTTCCTGCCACAACAAACCACACCCCAATGGGCACAAACCCTGCATCCAAGCCTGAGCTTCTCCCTGCTAACCTTGTTGATCTAACAGTAAGAACATCTATGAAAACTGTTTCATGattcaaagaaagaaataaacacagttttttgAGCTTACACTTTCCGGCTTCTCAGGTGTCTGAGTTGCGGCAGCAGCTGCGTAAGCGTGGCCTCCCTGTCTCCGGCACTAAGCCTGCCCTGTTGCAGCGTCTTCGCCCTTTCCAGCTTCCTCATGCTTGCATCACCCCTGCTCCCCTTTGCCAGCTGGGTGCTAGTGTGGAGCCCCTCACTCCCTGCCCACTGCTGCCACCCAGCCTGAGTCCTGGCTCAAGCTCCAGCTCTGGACAGGACTCACCCAGCAGCAGCCCAAAACAACAGCTCTACATCCAAGACGGGGGAATTCCTAATGGGATTCTCAGTGATGGTCCAACAGGGACTCTGAATGGTGTCACAAACCGGCTCATAAATTCGGCATCAGTCAACTTGCCAGGTGAACAGTGTGGTCTTACCAACACTGTTTTCCTGGCTCCTGCCAGCACTGCCTCGGGAACCCCGAGTCCCAGTCTACCTATGTCATCCTCCTCACCCTTGCAGTGTGTAACTCCCTGGAGAACTGAAAAcgagcaacagcagcaggagctgagcGTGGAGCTGGAGATGAGGGAGAGGATAAGGAGCAGGCCCAGGGACCGCTCCACCAACACAGGCAATGAGGTGACAACACACAGGCTTGGCTGTGTTGAACAGTTTATTTAATGGGATGCCAATTACACTCATTAATACTATTATACAATTCCTCTAGTCTTCTGAGGGATCCCTTCATCCTTTCCTGCAAAAGGATCCAGGATGCTCAAAGGAGAAGCCAGAAACTGATGCACAGACGGCGGTGTTGTTTACACAggtaaatacacaaataatacACATATTTCTTGGATAATCACAAACGTAAATGGCCCCTTTCAACGGTGCGCGACAGAGCAGCCTTCAGAATAGAAAACTGCTAAAACAGACCATACTCTCATCACCTGCCACCTAATTTATGCCTGCTTTCTAATCAGGTGTTTTGCTTCCAACCGTGTGATGTGATTGGCCAGGACTTTGAGCTGCCGGTGCAGATTACTGCAAGCCCTGTGCAGACCTTGCCTGGTGTTCGAAGTTTGGAAGAAGAACTCCAGGAGGCGATTCAGAAAGCACAGGTTGGCAGTGATCGATGAAAAGGAAGAGATCACTTTGAGTTTGCACAGTGAGAATTAAGCGTTTTAC from Echeneis naucrates chromosome 6, fEcheNa1.1, whole genome shotgun sequence encodes:
- the LOC115044752 gene encoding myocardin isoform X2; translated protein: MTLLASERSLLIRNKFRSVLQLRIQNRRQSEINADPGLKSISPPQKAEKAQTEALRLTDDGAPQKLPPSGVNTETAQERTLSGGQRKKKARQAQDLTERIQHPPGAVEPQHEPTLPPENCPASFPLPADVFEDDISSCSSSSPNEQNGVHKSLGFTSLPGLSGDQLLSDFTAVGPPINHSPSHAQSGLTLLPATESIRQPMSVTFGESNFMATTGRPSGMYLTSQTTPLLPKTARPPSPVCSSSLNYNHPPRPRKPRDTKPKMRKLKYHQYIPPDQRGGSANGGGGAKEKSPTLTQSLDPATSHHLSQQQVFLQLQILQNQQQQQQQQALQPQQQLPVVPSGDTRDFVKTSGAMPLNPQPVPATTNHTPMGTNPASKPELLPANLVDLTVSELRQQLRKRGLPVSGTKPALLQRLRPFQLPHACITPAPLCQLGASVEPLTPCPLLPPSLSPGSSSSSGQDSPSSSPKQQLYIQDGGIPNGILSDGPTGTLNGVTNRLINSASVNLPGEQCGLTNTVFLAPASTASGTPSPSLPMSSSSPLQCVTPWRTENEQQQQELSVELEMRERIRSRPRDRSTNTGNESSEGSLHPFLQKDPGCSKEKPETDAQTAVLFTQDFELPVQITASPVQTLPGVRSLEEELQEAIQKAQMDPRQSIDDILDEPITCVGPVNVSDHKSSSHTAPGPSPPTPPLPPQADLSQTSQQHTRDDSFLPSPLCSSLLLELPPSPAVINPNQVIPAPPPPPICTSPLPSTGKSRKRRAPTPFDPADWLETLTSGLRPLTPPIAPFVESDFTLDSDLNVNRVLDLMIEQW
- the LOC115044752 gene encoding myocardin isoform X1, translated to MTLLASERSLLIRNKFRSVLQLRIQNRRQSEINADPGLKSISPPQKAEKAQTEALRLTDDGAPQKLPPSGVNTETAQERTLSGGQRKKKARQAQDLTERIQHPPGAVEPQHEPTLPPENCPASFPLPADVFEDDISSCSSSSPNEQNGVHKSLGFTSLPGLSGDQLLSDFTAVGPPINHSPSHAQSGLTLLPATESIRQPMSVTFGESNFMATTGRPSGMYLTSQTTPLLPKTARPPSPVCSSSLNYNHPPRPRKPRDTKPKMRKLKYHQYIPPDQRGGSANGGGGAKEKSPTLTQSLDPATSHHLSQQQVFLQLQILQNQQQQQQQQALQPQQQLPVVPSGDTRDFVKTSGAMPLNPQPVPATTNHTPMGTNPASKPELLPANLVDLTVSELRQQLRKRGLPVSGTKPALLQRLRPFQLPHACITPAPLCQLGASVEPLTPCPLLPPSLSPGSSSSSGQDSPSSSPKQQLYIQDGGIPNGILSDGPTGTLNGVTNRLINSASVNLPGEQCGLTNTVFLAPASTASGTPSPSLPMSSSSPLQCVTPWRTENEQQQQELSVELEMRERIRSRPRDRSTNTGNESSEGSLHPFLQKDPGCSKEKPETDAQTAVLFTQVFCFQPCDVIGQDFELPVQITASPVQTLPGVRSLEEELQEAIQKAQMDPRQSIDDILDEPITCVGPVNVSDHKSSSHTAPGPSPPTPPLPPQADLSQTSQQHTRDDSFLPSPLCSSLLLELPPSPAVINPNQVIPAPPPPPICTSPLPSTGKSRKRRAPTPFDPADWLETLTSGLRPLTPPIAPFVESDFTLDSDLNVNRVLDLMIEQW